A part of Melittangium boletus DSM 14713 genomic DNA contains:
- a CDS encoding GldG family protein — protein MGVKTANIGRILGVFGLLLLLSSPFTLFITSGSLTVFAIKALVGAVLVGVYFATNFKQFGQFASRRSSFFFANSALTVLAVLGALVALNYLAHQKNRRWDLTERQVFTLSAQTLGTLAGLSEPIQAVAFIPPEHPAYEGLRTTFERYHLEAPERFDYAFKDPRRHPDLASKYQLRDGQTQVVLTRGEGEQQAHVLLNVVSEEELTNAIARLMSGRERRVYFTIGHGEWPLDQDVSRPGQKGRTVSLSEMKRQLIREGYAPRELNLGGGTSVPPNTSLVVIAGPKAPFSAPEVESLRIYLAAGGRLIYFAEAYGESGPEMAGLLAAYGVAIDPGVVADAQFNGGNPYVVLSLFYNDHELVKPLRQRQLNTEFPTARGLTLRTDVLAANVKPQAVVLTSPFGWVETTPDDKPVPNENERKGQIPLVIASTRDTRAGPLRRSDETRFVVVGDSELLFNSNWGHEGNRNLVMNVFGWATHQDDKITIRPPDRATSSFPLDAALLGRIRFISTDVLPLSLLGVGLAIWLARRNQ, from the coding sequence GTGGGCGTGAAAACGGCCAACATCGGAAGGATCCTGGGTGTCTTCGGGCTGTTGCTGCTGCTCTCCAGCCCCTTCACCCTCTTCATCACCTCGGGCTCGCTCACGGTCTTCGCCATCAAGGCGCTGGTGGGCGCGGTGCTCGTGGGCGTGTACTTCGCCACGAACTTCAAGCAGTTCGGCCAGTTCGCCTCGCGGCGCTCCAGCTTCTTCTTCGCCAACTCCGCGCTGACGGTGCTCGCGGTGCTGGGCGCGCTGGTGGCCCTCAACTACCTCGCCCACCAGAAGAACCGGCGCTGGGATCTGACGGAGCGCCAGGTCTTCACCCTGTCGGCCCAGACGCTCGGCACGCTCGCGGGTCTGAGCGAGCCCATCCAGGCCGTGGCCTTCATCCCCCCGGAGCACCCCGCCTACGAGGGGCTGCGCACCACCTTCGAGCGCTACCACCTGGAGGCGCCCGAGCGCTTCGACTACGCCTTCAAGGATCCGCGCCGCCACCCGGACCTGGCGTCGAAGTACCAGCTGCGCGACGGCCAGACCCAGGTGGTGCTCACGCGCGGCGAGGGCGAGCAGCAGGCGCACGTCCTGCTCAACGTCGTCAGCGAGGAGGAGCTCACCAACGCCATCGCCCGGCTCATGAGCGGCCGCGAGCGGCGCGTGTACTTCACGATCGGCCACGGCGAGTGGCCCCTCGACCAGGACGTTTCCCGCCCCGGGCAGAAGGGGCGGACGGTGAGCCTGTCGGAGATGAAGCGGCAGCTCATCCGGGAGGGTTACGCCCCCCGGGAGCTGAACCTCGGGGGAGGCACGAGCGTGCCACCCAACACCTCGCTGGTGGTGATCGCGGGGCCCAAGGCGCCCTTCAGCGCGCCCGAGGTGGAGTCCCTGCGCATCTATCTCGCCGCGGGAGGCAGGCTCATCTACTTCGCCGAGGCCTATGGCGAGTCCGGTCCGGAGATGGCGGGCCTGCTCGCGGCGTATGGCGTGGCGATCGACCCGGGCGTGGTCGCCGACGCGCAGTTCAACGGCGGCAACCCCTATGTCGTGCTGTCGCTCTTCTATAATGATCACGAGCTCGTCAAACCCCTGCGCCAGCGGCAGCTCAACACCGAGTTCCCCACGGCGCGGGGCCTCACCCTGCGGACCGACGTCCTGGCCGCGAACGTGAAACCCCAGGCGGTGGTGCTCACCTCGCCCTTCGGCTGGGTGGAGACGACCCCGGACGACAAGCCCGTCCCCAACGAGAACGAGCGCAAGGGGCAGATTCCCCTGGTCATCGCCAGCACGCGCGACACCCGGGCCGGGCCACTCCGGCGCTCGGACGAAACGCGCTTCGTCGTGGTGGGCGACTCGGAGCTCCTGTTCAACAGCAACTGGGGCCACGAGGGCAACCGCAACCTGGTGATGAACGTGTTCGGCTGGGCGACCCACCAGGACGACAAGATCACCATCCGTCCCCCGGACCGGGCCACCTCCTCCTTCCCCCTGGACGCGGCACTGCTCGGCCGCATCCGCTTCATCTCCACCGATGTGCTGCCCCTGTCGCTGCTCGGCGTGGGCCTGGCCATCTGGCTCGCGAGGCGCAATCAGTGA
- a CDS encoding ABC transporter permease, whose protein sequence is MRTALAIARKELSIYFTTPWAYAVFTAMQAIASFFFVSGLSDFQRAQAHARQAGWEQVPPMFRNLTDGVMVPFWNSVMIITIFVVPFLSMRLFAEERRNKTFELLMASPIRPVEIVLGKYLGGLGIVTATLGLTLIFPLLLTWLGAGESGTAIEWGTVLLGYAGLLLWGATCMALGLFISALTQSQMVAALVTFAVLLPWMLLRGLAQNTEEPVRSVLNYISFSSQLSGMLSGVLDSQTPVFFVSVIVLALLLCHRAVESRRWA, encoded by the coding sequence TTGCGCACCGCCCTGGCGATCGCCCGCAAGGAGCTGTCCATCTACTTCACCACGCCGTGGGCCTACGCCGTCTTCACGGCGATGCAGGCCATCGCGTCCTTCTTCTTCGTCTCGGGCCTGTCCGACTTCCAGCGAGCCCAGGCCCACGCGCGGCAGGCGGGCTGGGAGCAGGTGCCCCCCATGTTCCGCAACCTCACCGACGGGGTGATGGTGCCCTTCTGGAACAGCGTGATGATCATCACCATCTTCGTGGTGCCCTTCCTGTCCATGCGGCTGTTCGCCGAGGAGCGGCGCAACAAGACGTTCGAGTTGTTGATGGCCTCGCCCATCCGGCCCGTGGAGATCGTCCTCGGCAAGTACCTGGGGGGGCTGGGCATCGTCACCGCCACGCTCGGACTCACGCTCATCTTCCCCCTGCTGCTCACGTGGCTGGGCGCGGGTGAGTCCGGCACCGCGATCGAGTGGGGCACGGTGCTGCTCGGCTACGCGGGGCTGCTGCTGTGGGGCGCCACCTGCATGGCCCTGGGCCTGTTCATCTCCGCGCTCACGCAGAGCCAGATGGTGGCCGCGCTGGTGACCTTCGCCGTGCTCCTGCCGTGGATGCTGCTGCGCGGACTCGCCCAGAACACCGAGGAGCCCGTGCGCTCCGTGCTCAACTACATCTCCTTCTCCTCGCAGCTGTCGGGGATGCTCAGCGGCGTGCTGGACTCCCAGACGCCCGTCTTCTTCGTGTCCGTCATCGTGCTCGCGCTGCTGCTCTGCCACCGCGCGGTGGAGTCACGGCGGTGGGCGTGA
- a CDS encoding ABC transporter ATP-binding protein yields MIEVRQLTKRYRERVAVERLDFSVAEGEILGFLGPNGAGKSTTMRILTGVLPPSEGSARVAGFDVFEQPLEVKRRIGYLPETPPLYPEMTVVGYLRFVARLKQLPGRGLNAEVERVGGLTGLGDVMGRVIQNLSKGYQQRVGIAQALLGSPPVLILDEPTEGLDPTQRADIRGLIKGLAGKHTVILSTHILPEVMMTCEKVLILHQGHVVAHDTPGKLVRAHGGKAENVSLEQIFIKLTAA; encoded by the coding sequence ATGATCGAGGTCCGCCAGCTCACCAAGCGCTACCGGGAGCGCGTCGCCGTGGAGCGCCTGGACTTCTCGGTCGCCGAGGGGGAAATCCTGGGATTCCTGGGCCCCAACGGAGCGGGCAAGTCCACCACCATGCGCATCCTCACGGGCGTGTTGCCCCCGTCCGAGGGGAGCGCCCGGGTGGCGGGCTTCGACGTCTTCGAGCAGCCCTTGGAGGTCAAACGGCGCATCGGCTACCTGCCGGAGACGCCGCCGCTGTACCCGGAGATGACGGTGGTGGGCTACCTGCGCTTCGTGGCGCGGCTCAAGCAGTTGCCCGGCCGGGGCCTGAACGCCGAGGTGGAGCGGGTGGGCGGCCTCACCGGCCTGGGCGACGTCATGGGCCGGGTCATCCAGAACCTGTCCAAGGGCTACCAGCAACGCGTGGGCATCGCCCAGGCCCTGCTCGGCTCGCCCCCGGTGCTCATCCTCGACGAGCCCACCGAGGGCCTGGATCCCACCCAGCGCGCCGACATCCGCGGCCTCATCAAGGGGCTCGCGGGCAAGCACACCGTCATCCTCTCCACCCACATCCTCCCGGAGGTGATGATGACGTGCGAGAAGGTCCTCATCCTCCACCAGGGCCACGTGGTGGCCCACGACACGCCTGGCAAGCTCGTGCGCGCGCATGGCGGCAAGGCGGAGAACGTGTCCCTGGAGCAGATCTTCATCAAGCTGACCGCGGCCTGA
- a CDS encoding aspartate kinase codes for MPIVVQKYGGSSVADVEKIRRVAHRVKQTRERGYQVVVVVSAMGDTTDELLALAKKVSADPPRRELDMLLTCGERISMALLSMALQELGVGAISFTGSQSGIITTDAHSQARIVEVRPYRIEEALAKERVVIVAGYQGVSSQREVTTLGRGGSDTTAVALAAALDAEACEIYSDVDGVFSADPRVVPEARKLDSLSYDEMQELASAGAKVLNAQAVEFAKARGIVIQARTAHAQGSGTAVREQGAPTDPRVRGVTAETEMAVLAATVESGRVASLLGFLDARGVRGRALAFDGLLGREGRVFIAVPLQDVHGPEVLQRELGEHFGGAVTWCEDVGAVTAVGAGLNADWSYLRRALGVAEHLGARVHAVHTSPLQLTLLVDKQHLKALTLGLHRDFLGT; via the coding sequence ATGCCAATCGTGGTGCAGAAATACGGCGGCTCCTCGGTCGCCGATGTGGAGAAGATCCGCCGGGTCGCACACCGGGTGAAGCAAACGCGCGAGCGCGGCTACCAGGTGGTGGTGGTGGTGTCGGCCATGGGTGACACCACGGACGAACTGCTGGCGCTGGCCAAGAAGGTGTCGGCGGACCCGCCGCGGCGCGAGCTGGACATGCTGCTCACGTGTGGCGAGCGCATCTCCATGGCGCTGCTGTCCATGGCGTTGCAGGAGCTGGGCGTGGGCGCCATCAGCTTCACCGGCAGCCAGAGCGGCATCATCACCACGGACGCGCACTCGCAGGCGCGCATCGTGGAGGTGCGGCCCTACCGCATCGAGGAGGCGCTGGCGAAGGAGCGGGTGGTGATCGTCGCGGGCTACCAGGGGGTGTCCTCCCAGCGCGAGGTGACGACCCTCGGGCGCGGGGGCTCGGACACCACGGCGGTGGCGCTGGCGGCGGCGCTGGACGCGGAGGCCTGTGAAATCTACTCGGACGTGGACGGCGTCTTCAGCGCGGACCCGCGGGTGGTTCCCGAGGCGAGGAAGCTGGACTCCCTCTCGTACGATGAGATGCAGGAGCTGGCGAGCGCGGGGGCGAAGGTGCTCAACGCGCAGGCGGTGGAGTTCGCCAAGGCGCGCGGCATCGTCATCCAGGCGCGCACGGCGCATGCCCAGGGCAGCGGGACGGCGGTGCGCGAGCAGGGCGCGCCCACGGATCCGCGGGTGCGGGGGGTGACGGCCGAGACGGAGATGGCGGTGCTCGCGGCGACGGTGGAGTCCGGGCGGGTGGCGTCGTTGCTCGGCTTCCTGGACGCTCGGGGGGTGAGGGGCCGGGCGCTGGCGTTCGATGGGTTGCTCGGGCGCGAGGGGCGGGTGTTCATCGCGGTCCCCTTGCAGGACGTGCACGGCCCGGAAGTGCTCCAGCGCGAGCTGGGCGAGCACTTCGGGGGGGCGGTGACGTGGTGCGAGGACGTGGGCGCGGTGACGGCGGTGGGCGCGGGGCTCAACGCGGACTGGAGCTACCTGCGCCGGGCGTTGGGCGTGGCCGAGCACCTGGGAGCCCGTGTGCATGCGGTTCACACTTCCCCCCTGCAACTCACGCTGTTGGTGGACAAGCAACACTTGAAGGCGCTCACGTTGGGCTTGCATCGCGACTTCCTCGGAACGTGA
- a CDS encoding N,N-dimethylformamidase beta subunit family domain-containing protein translates to MGDGRNIIGRWVALGLLLGLGGGCKENIAPRNEPAQDAPPLQIPDGGVPDITDGGAPHLPGPGDGSTPPSRPPHDAELIRKENAKPGTRAWKVTKGANNNEIEGYALVSTVSPGEGVSIAVSVKDGPRKFSYEVYRLGYYGGTGGREVLRGGPLQAVPQTPCAPQRPTGLVSCTWKPTVEIETDAKWVPGVYVMKLVREDNFQRYVPFFVRDPHPASEVMAIIPTFTWQAYNVWGGTSLYDDKPGITGTGRAFQASFDRPYYRNFGAGHLMDDEHGLILWLEAQGLDVTYVTDEEMDRSGEALSHAKVMVMSGHDEYWTRTQRDRADKAQAEGRSIINLGANQAYWQVRLEPAPDGRTDRIITCYKGDKRDPVGLKSQDVSTKFRDLPTKRPENELLGVMFSARWHQFAHPVVITKEDHWALEGTGLKNGDTLWRANGYEQDQVVQNGKSPAGLDVLAESPALSLQGAFGFGQMVVFRKGNAWVFSAGGIDFVHTLGITEAGDDRAARIVANVLYKALGRPVPDDLVRMNSPSLPPAKGPFASNVRTVAGQAGKRGDQDGGPGKGLLAAPVAVAMLPDGGWAVVDAMANKVKRVAPDGTISTLSQVRLNGPLGIAADAQGNVYVADSDNYCIRRITPDGTTTVFAGAEMEAGLTDGNAALARFNQPAGLFVTPQSELLVADLGNGVIRRIDLLTPGNPVTTLPSNAWMYRPSAVAQGPDGTVYVVETGMMRVLALTNGTVRVLAGAPPGGFADANGEDARMLPYIGLAVLPDGSVAFSDPGNYRVRRITPDGNVTTLAGSGRFGARDGQGEQADLVVPGGLAVGPDGTLYVADSGNATLRAITR, encoded by the coding sequence ATGGGAGACGGTCGGAACATCATCGGCAGGTGGGTGGCCCTGGGATTGCTCCTGGGTCTCGGGGGCGGTTGCAAGGAGAACATCGCGCCGCGGAACGAGCCCGCTCAGGACGCGCCTCCACTGCAGATTCCGGATGGGGGCGTGCCGGACATCACGGATGGCGGCGCGCCGCATCTGCCGGGGCCCGGTGACGGGAGCACGCCGCCCTCGCGGCCCCCGCACGATGCCGAGCTCATCCGCAAGGAGAACGCGAAGCCGGGCACCCGGGCCTGGAAGGTGACCAAGGGCGCCAACAACAACGAGATCGAGGGCTACGCGCTCGTCTCCACGGTCTCTCCGGGGGAGGGGGTCTCCATCGCGGTGTCGGTGAAGGATGGGCCGCGCAAGTTCTCCTATGAGGTCTACCGCCTGGGCTACTACGGGGGCACGGGGGGCCGCGAGGTGCTGCGCGGAGGCCCGTTGCAGGCGGTGCCCCAGACGCCCTGTGCGCCCCAGCGTCCCACGGGCCTGGTGAGCTGCACCTGGAAGCCCACGGTGGAGATCGAGACGGACGCCAAGTGGGTGCCCGGGGTGTACGTGATGAAGCTCGTGCGCGAGGACAACTTCCAGCGCTACGTGCCCTTCTTCGTGAGGGATCCGCATCCGGCCTCGGAGGTGATGGCCATCATCCCGACCTTCACCTGGCAGGCGTACAACGTGTGGGGCGGCACGAGCCTCTACGACGACAAGCCCGGCATCACCGGAACGGGACGCGCCTTCCAGGCCTCGTTCGATCGGCCCTACTACCGCAACTTCGGCGCGGGCCACCTGATGGACGACGAGCATGGGCTCATCCTGTGGCTGGAGGCGCAGGGGCTGGACGTGACGTACGTGACGGACGAGGAGATGGATCGCAGCGGAGAGGCGCTGAGCCACGCCAAGGTGATGGTGATGTCGGGCCATGACGAGTACTGGACGCGCACGCAGCGCGACCGGGCGGACAAGGCCCAGGCCGAGGGCCGGTCGATCATCAACCTCGGCGCCAATCAGGCCTACTGGCAGGTGCGGCTCGAGCCCGCGCCGGATGGACGGACGGACCGCATCATCACCTGCTACAAGGGCGACAAGCGCGATCCGGTGGGACTCAAGAGCCAGGACGTGTCGACGAAGTTCCGGGATCTGCCCACGAAGCGTCCGGAGAACGAGCTGCTGGGCGTGATGTTCTCCGCCCGCTGGCACCAGTTCGCCCACCCCGTGGTCATCACCAAGGAGGACCACTGGGCGCTCGAGGGCACGGGCCTCAAGAACGGGGACACGCTCTGGCGCGCCAACGGCTACGAGCAGGATCAAGTGGTGCAGAACGGCAAGTCGCCCGCGGGCCTGGACGTGCTGGCCGAGTCGCCCGCGCTGTCACTGCAGGGGGCCTTCGGCTTCGGACAGATGGTGGTGTTCCGCAAGGGCAACGCGTGGGTGTTCTCGGCGGGCGGTATCGACTTCGTGCACACGCTGGGCATCACCGAGGCGGGGGATGATCGCGCGGCGCGCATCGTGGCCAACGTGCTCTACAAGGCCCTGGGCCGCCCCGTGCCCGATGATCTGGTACGGATGAACTCGCCGTCGCTGCCCCCGGCCAAGGGGCCCTTCGCCTCGAACGTGCGCACCGTGGCGGGCCAGGCCGGCAAGCGGGGAGATCAGGATGGAGGCCCGGGCAAGGGCCTGCTGGCGGCGCCCGTGGCGGTGGCGATGCTGCCCGATGGGGGCTGGGCGGTGGTGGACGCGATGGCCAACAAGGTCAAGCGCGTGGCTCCGGACGGCACCATCTCCACGCTCTCCCAGGTGCGGCTCAACGGCCCGCTGGGAATCGCCGCGGACGCGCAGGGCAACGTCTACGTGGCCGATTCGGACAACTACTGCATCCGCCGCATCACTCCGGACGGCACCACGACGGTGTTCGCCGGGGCGGAGATGGAGGCGGGCTTGACGGATGGCAACGCCGCGCTGGCGCGCTTCAACCAGCCCGCGGGCCTCTTCGTCACGCCGCAGAGCGAGTTGCTCGTGGCGGACCTGGGCAATGGCGTCATCCGGCGCATCGATCTGCTCACGCCGGGCAACCCGGTGACGACGCTGCCCTCCAACGCGTGGATGTACCGGCCCTCGGCGGTGGCGCAGGGCCCGGACGGCACGGTGTACGTGGTGGAGACGGGCATGATGCGCGTGCTGGCCCTGACCAACGGCACGGTGCGGGTGCTGGCCGGCGCTCCTCCCGGTGGCTTCGCGGACGCGAACGGCGAGGACGCGCGGATGCTTCCGTACATCGGGCTCGCGGTGCTGCCGGACGGCAGCGTGGCCTTCTCGGACCCAGGCAACTACCGCGTGCGGCGCATCACCCCGGATGGGAACGTGACGACGCTCGCGGGCTCGGGACGCTTTGGCGCGCGCGATGGCCAGGGGGAGCAGGCGGACCTGGTGGTGCCCGGAGGGCTCGCGGTGGGTCCGGACGGCACGCTGTACGTGGCGGACTCGGGCAACGCGACCCTGCGCGCCATCACCCGCTGA
- a CDS encoding ATP-binding protein: MVTKSSGAVCGVCEGRTYVIERRGDRAHARVCTCSEHCTLCEGRGYTYEVREQTFSAKVGPKRYEVLVPCVCQHRMKRVAHFNEIGLPGVTSHASFENYRAANEAQDRARNLAMHFAHHYDKAGVNKGFMLSGPVGTGKTHLLAATLKHLVLEVGLEARYVEISLLYATIRRGFQEGKSGGEIIGPLSDVTVLAIDEMGKGRGSQFEMETLDELIARRYNAGRTTLFATNYSLEPERRAPRSSAPSGYRSTEDAKSAARDTELLRERVGERIYSRLCEMCAFVEMPKDTPDRRRLIQEADMRPGPPPGGPRGMGR, from the coding sequence ATGGTCACCAAGTCGAGCGGCGCGGTGTGTGGCGTGTGTGAGGGGCGGACCTACGTCATCGAGCGGCGGGGAGACCGGGCCCATGCGCGGGTGTGTACGTGCTCGGAGCACTGCACCCTGTGTGAGGGGCGCGGCTACACGTACGAGGTGCGCGAGCAGACCTTCAGCGCCAAGGTGGGGCCCAAGCGCTACGAGGTGCTGGTGCCGTGCGTGTGCCAGCACCGCATGAAGCGCGTGGCCCACTTCAACGAGATTGGCCTGCCCGGCGTCACCTCGCACGCGAGCTTCGAGAACTACCGCGCCGCCAACGAGGCCCAGGATCGGGCGCGCAACCTCGCCATGCACTTCGCCCACCACTACGACAAGGCGGGGGTGAACAAGGGCTTCATGCTCAGCGGCCCCGTGGGCACCGGCAAGACGCACCTGCTGGCCGCCACGCTCAAGCACCTGGTGCTCGAGGTGGGACTGGAGGCGCGCTACGTGGAGATCTCCCTGCTCTACGCCACCATCCGGCGCGGCTTCCAGGAGGGCAAGAGCGGAGGGGAGATCATCGGCCCGCTGTCGGACGTGACGGTGCTGGCCATCGACGAGATGGGCAAGGGGCGCGGCAGCCAGTTCGAGATGGAGACGCTCGATGAGCTCATCGCCCGGCGCTACAACGCGGGCCGCACCACGCTCTTCGCGACGAACTACTCGCTGGAGCCCGAGCGCCGCGCGCCCCGCTCCTCGGCCCCCTCGGGCTACCGCTCCACGGAGGACGCCAAGAGCGCGGCGCGAGACACGGAGCTTCTGCGCGAGCGCGTGGGGGAGCGCATCTACAGCCGGTTGTGCGAGATGTGCGCCTTCGTGGAGATGCCCAAGGACACGCCCGATCGGCGCCGGCTCATCCAGGAGGCGGACATGAGGCCGGGTCCCCCGCCAGGAGGCCCTCGCGGCATGGGCCGCTGA